Proteins encoded in a region of the Podarcis muralis chromosome 2, rPodMur119.hap1.1, whole genome shotgun sequence genome:
- the LOC114592834 gene encoding autocrine proliferation repressor protein A-like, with translation MYAAVALLLLTTCLPSGWMVKQTALDDYVKQHDPHYSYTLKNKEDTPDVTIYTLNMTSLKWLDDSEVDATVWWHELTIVVPQNPKMTNLCLLMIGNGRNDDVPQPMDLRVDEAIMTAKSAGFCTAILRQIPNQPITYHKIPMQECKNGIEDYAVFCSWRKFIIDKMAQPDVLIQFPMVKATVRAMDTITAFLQKESAGKMNLAKFMLTGGSKRGWTSWLAAAVDERVVSFAPLVFDLLNIIKSWHHQYRAYCGWTFAWRHIHELKITQKLDTPRFKILTSHVDPLDKSYRYYRALHRYGAFSS, from the exons ATGTATGCTGCTGTCGCCCTTCTCCTATTGACCACTTGCCTGCCCTCAGGATGGATGGTGAAGCAGACGGCCCTGGATGACTACGTCAAGCAGCATGACCCTCACTACAGCTACACCCTCAAGAACAAGGAGGACACGCCAGATGTCACCATCTATACCCTCAACATGACCTCCCTGAAGTGGCTGGATG ATTCTGAAGTGGATGCAACAGTTTGGTGGCATGAACTGACCATTGTTGTCCCCCAAAACCCCAAAATGACGAACTTGTGTTTGCTGATGATTGGGAATGGAAGAAATGATGATGTCCCTCAACCCATGGACTTAAGGGTTGATGAAGCCATTATGACAGCAAAGTCTGCCGGTTT TTGCACAGCTATTTTGAGGCAGATCCCAAACCAGCCAATTACCTACCAC AAAATCCCTATGCAAGAATGCAAGAATGGCATTGAAgattatgctgttttttgttcatGGAGGAAGTTCATAATTGACAAGATGGCACAGCCAGATGTGCTGATTCAGTTCCCAATGGTCAAG GCCACTGTGCGAGCCATGGACACCATAACAGCGTTCTTACAGAAAGAATCTGCTGGAAAGATGAACCTTGCCAAGTTCATGTTGACAGGTGGTTCCAAG CGTGGCTGGACTAGCTGGCTTGCGGCAGCTGTGGATGAAAGAGTTGTGTCCTTTGCTCCACTTGTATTTGATCTTTTGAATATCATTAAG AGCTGGCATCATCAATACCGAGCGTACTGTGGCTGGACATTTGCATGGCGGCACATACATGAACTGAAAATTACTCAGAAGCTGGACACTCCGCGGTTCAAGATATTAACTTCGCATGTTGATCCACTTG ACAAAAGCTACAGGTATTATCGAGCTCTACACAGATATGGAGCCTTCAGCAGTTAA